The following are from one region of the Sciurus carolinensis chromosome 5, mSciCar1.2, whole genome shotgun sequence genome:
- the Tex30 gene encoding testis-expressed protein 30 isoform X1: MSHTEVKLKIPFGNKLLDAVCLVPSKSLTYGIILTHGASGDMNLPHLMSLASHLASHGFFCLRFTCKGLNIVHRIKAYKAVLNYLKTSGEYKLAGVFLGGRSMGSRAAASVMCHIEPDDADGFVRGLICISYPLHHPKQQHKLRDEDLFRIKDPVLFVSGSADEMCEKNLLEKVAQKMQAPNKIHWIEKANHSMAVKGRSTNDVFKEINTQILFWIQEITEMDKK; encoded by the exons ATGAGTCATACAGAG GTTAAGTTAAAAATACCTTTTGGAAATAAATTACTGGATGCGGTTTGTTTGGTACCTAGCAAGAGCTTAACATACGGAATAATTCTTACACATGGAGCATCAGGAGATATGAATCTTCCTCATTTGATGTCACTGGCATCCCATCTTGCATCTCATGGCTTTTTTTGCCTGAGATTTACCTGTAAAGGCCTTAATATTGTGCATAGAATTAAGGCATATAAAGCAGTTTTG AATTACTTAAAGACCTCAGGAGAATACAAACTTGCAGGTGTTTTCCTTGGAG GTCGCTCAATGGGCTCAAGAGCTGCTGCTTCTGTAATGTGTCATATTGAGCCAGATGATGCTGATGGTTTTGTTCGAGgtctcatttgtatttcttatccACTGCACCATCCAAAACAACAGCATAAACTCAGAGATGAAGATCTCTTTCGTATAAAAGATCCTGTACTGTTTGTGTCAGGTTCAGCAGATGAAATGTGTGAGAAG aacttgTTGGAGAAAGTGGCACAGAAAATGCAAGCTCCCAATAAAATCCATTGGATTGAGAAGGCAAATCATTCCATGGCAGTGAAAGGACGGTCAACAaatgatgttttcaaagaaataaatacacagatTTTGTTTTGGATCCAAGAAATCACTGAAATGGACAAGAAATAA
- the Tex30 gene encoding testis-expressed protein 30 isoform X2 yields MNLPHLMSLASHLASHGFFCLRFTCKGLNIVHRIKAYKAVLNYLKTSGEYKLAGVFLGGRSMGSRAAASVMCHIEPDDADGFVRGLICISYPLHHPKQQHKLRDEDLFRIKDPVLFVSGSADEMCEKNLLEKVAQKMQAPNKIHWIEKANHSMAVKGRSTNDVFKEINTQILFWIQEITEMDKK; encoded by the exons ATGAATCTTCCTCATTTGATGTCACTGGCATCCCATCTTGCATCTCATGGCTTTTTTTGCCTGAGATTTACCTGTAAAGGCCTTAATATTGTGCATAGAATTAAGGCATATAAAGCAGTTTTG AATTACTTAAAGACCTCAGGAGAATACAAACTTGCAGGTGTTTTCCTTGGAG GTCGCTCAATGGGCTCAAGAGCTGCTGCTTCTGTAATGTGTCATATTGAGCCAGATGATGCTGATGGTTTTGTTCGAGgtctcatttgtatttcttatccACTGCACCATCCAAAACAACAGCATAAACTCAGAGATGAAGATCTCTTTCGTATAAAAGATCCTGTACTGTTTGTGTCAGGTTCAGCAGATGAAATGTGTGAGAAG aacttgTTGGAGAAAGTGGCACAGAAAATGCAAGCTCCCAATAAAATCCATTGGATTGAGAAGGCAAATCATTCCATGGCAGTGAAAGGACGGTCAACAaatgatgttttcaaagaaataaatacacagatTTTGTTTTGGATCCAAGAAATCACTGAAATGGACAAGAAATAA